The proteins below come from a single Accipiter gentilis chromosome W, bAccGen1.1, whole genome shotgun sequence genomic window:
- the LOC126035546 gene encoding LOW QUALITY PROTEIN: talin-1-like (The sequence of the model RefSeq protein was modified relative to this genomic sequence to represent the inferred CDS: inserted 1 base in 1 codon; deleted 1 base in 1 codon; substituted 3 bases at 3 genomic stop codons) — protein MVALSLKISIGNVVKMIQFEPSTMVYDACQMIHERVPEAQMGQPNGFGLFLLDEDPKKRIWLEAGKALDYYMLRNGDTMEYKKKQWPLKIHMLNGTVKTVMVDDSKTVMDTLMMICARIGITNYDEYSLVREIMEEKEEEVTGTLKKDKTLLRDEKKMEKLKQKLHTDDELNWLDHGWTLPEQGIDNNETLLLRRTFFYSNQNVDSRDPVQLNLLYVQARDDILNXSHPVSFDKACEFAGYQCQIQFGPHNEQKHKPGFLELKDFLPKEYIKQKGKHKIFMAHKNCRNMSEIEAKVCYVKLAHSLKTYGVSFFLVKEKMKGKNKLVPRLLGITKECVMRVDEKTKEVIQEWSLTNIKCWAASPKSFTLDFGDYQDGYYSVQATEGEQIAQLIAGYIDIILKKKKSKDRFGLEGDELSTMLEDSVSPKKSTVLQQQFNHVGKAELGSVALPAIMQTGAGGPENFQVGTMPQAQLQIASGQMHQGHMPPLTSAQQALTGTINSSMQAVHAAQATLDDFETLPPLGQDAASKVWRKNKMDESKHEIHSQVDAITAGTALVVNLAAGDPADTDYTVMGCAIATVSSNLMEMSRGVKMLAALMEDEGGNGQQLLQAAKNLPRQNLLQAAGLVGQTSGELLQQTGESDTNPQFQDVLMQLAKAVASATATLVLKAKNVAQKMEDSVLQMQVITAATQCALSTSQLVACTKVVAPTISSLVCQEQLIEAGKLVAKSAEGCVEASKVATSNDQLLKQVGVAATTVTQALNNLLQHIKQYAMGGQPIGCYDQATNTILNITENIFSSMGDTGEMVRQARILAQATSDLVNAIKADTEGETDLENSRKLLSAAKILADATTKMVEAAKGATAHPDSEEQQQWLRKAAERLRTATNAAAQNAIKKKLVHKLEHATKQAAASATXTIAAAQHAASSNKNPAVQHQLVQSCKAVAEQILMLVQGIXGSQSQMDSPSTQLALIVASQNFLQPGGKMVAAAKATVPTITDQASAMQLSQCAKNLATALAELRTATQKEACGPLEIDSALGLVQSLERDLKEAKAAACDSKLKPLPGETMEKCTQDLGNSTKAVSSAIAHLLGEVAQGNENYTGIAAREVAQALCSLGQAACSVVASTPDLQVRNAMLECTGCIMDKANNLLEEAWKAVAKPGDPESQQHLAQVAKAVSQALSRCVNCLPGQRDMDAAICMVGEASKRLLVDSFLPSTKSFQEVQSQLNRAAVGLNQSANELVQVSRGTPQDLAMSSSKFGQDFNEFLQAGVEMASQSLNKEDQAQVVLNLKSISMSSSKLLLAAKALSADPTAPNLKNQLAAAAWDMTNSINQLITMCTQQAPGQKECDNALRELETVKELLETPTQIVNDMSYFNCLDSVMENSKVLCESMADISQNTKNSKLPKFGESISATSKALCGLTEAAAQFSLPLSCSQAAYLVGVSDPNSQAGQQGLVDPTQFARANQAIQMACQNLVDPACTQSQVLSAATVVAKHTSALCNTCRLASSRTTNPVAKRQFVQSAKEVANSTANLVKTIKALDVAFNKENWEQCCVATAPLIEAVDNLTAFASNPEFATVPAQISPEGHRAMEPIISSVKTMLESSAGLIQTARSLAVNPKDPPQWSVLASHSRTISDSIKNLITSMRDKAPGQWESDEDIEVLNRCMREVDQASLAAISQQLPPPPPPPREDVSQEALHNQMIVAVQEISNLIEPVASTVRAKASQLGHKVSQMAQYFEPLIIAAIGTASKTPNHQQQMNLLDQTKMLAESALQMLYTAKEADGNLKQAAHTQEALEEAMQIMKEAVEDLTTTLNEAASAAGVIGGVIDREPNCSLTLCNTLMTNWRSQFVVNKKRSNLLASDKRAKQRWVAGEAVLRHKLATLCYSYIPYIQFMHPFLASLRLVLLLSSLMQILQKPTHKLKQQLAGYSKHVASSVTELIQAAEAMKGTEWVDPEDPTVIAENELLGAAAAIEAAAKKLEQLKPRAKPXQADESLNFEEQILEAAKSIAAATSALVKAASAAQRELVAQGKVGAIPANAVDNGQWSQGLISALRHGMEAGHPHPMSHDLLGAGLGISSLGEAPAPPPSDSLSCHRHAWWLLPPTISVKLPIQQCRARQQGEAHLISQTGGCPRSTAPGGLQGEG, from the exons ATGGTCGCCCTCTCACTGAAGATCAGCATCGGCAACGTGGTAAAGATGATACAGTTTGAGCCCTCCACCATGGTGTACGACGCCTGCCAGATGATCCACGAGCGGGTGCCCGAGGCCCAGATGGGACAGC CCAATGGTTTTGGGCTGTTCCTCTTGGATGAAGACCCAAAGAAAAGGATCTGGCTGGAAGCTGGGAAGGCTCTGGACTACTATATGCTTCGCAACGGG GATACCATGGAGTACAAGAAGAAGCAGTGGCCCCTGAAGATCCACATGCTGAATGGGACAGTGAAAACAGTGATGGTGGATGACTCCAAAACAGTCATGGACACGCTCATGATGATCTGTGCCCGGATTG GTATCACCAACTATGATGAGTACTCACTTGTTCGGGAGATtatggaagagaaggaggaggaggttacTGGCACCCTCAAGAAGGACAAGACCCTGCTGCGAGATGAGAAGAAGATGGAGAAGCTCAAGCAGAAGTTGCACACGGATGACGAGT TGAATTGGCTGGACCACGGCTGGACCCTGCCTGAGCAAGGCATTGACAACAACGAAACGCTGCTGCTGCGGCGCACGTTCTTCTACTCCAACCAGAACGTGGACTCACGAGATCCTGTGCAGCTCAACCTGCTCTATGTGCAG GCTCGCGATGACATCCTTA GTTCCCACCCTGTCTCCTTTGACAAAGCCTGTGAGTTTGCCGGCTACCAGTGCCAGATCCAGTTCGGGCCGCACAACGAGCAGAAGCACAAGCCAGGCTTTCTGGA ACTCAAGGATTTCCTGCCCAAGGAGTACATCAAACAGAAAGGGAAGCACAAGATCTTCATG GCCCACAAGAACTGCAGGAACATGAGTGAGATCGAGGCCAAAGTTTGCTACGTGAAACTTGCCCATTCCCTCAAGACCTACGGGGTCTCCTTCTTCCTGGTCAAG GAGAAAATGAAGGGGAAGAACAAGCTGGTGCCACGGCTGCTGGGGATCACCAAGGAGTGCGTGATGCGTGTGGATGAGAAGACCAAGGAAGTGATTCAGGAGTGGAGCCTGACCAATATCAAGTGCTGGGCAGCCTCACCCAAGAGCTTCACCCTG GATTTTGGAGATTACCAGGATGGTTACTACTCAGTGCAGGCAACAGAGGGGGAACAGATTGCCCAGCTGATTGCTGGCTACATTGACATCATCCTGAAAAAG aaaaagagcaaagacCGCTTTGGACTGGAGGGGGATGAGTTGTCCACCATGCTGGAAGACTCCGTGTCTCCAAAGAA GTCAACCGTCTTGCAGCAGCAGTTTAACCATGTAGGCAAGGCAGAGTTGGGCTCGGTGGCCCTGCCAGCCATCATGCAGACGGGGGCTGGAGGACCAGAAAACTTCCAGGTGGGCACAATGCCACAGGCTCAACTGCAAATCGCCAGTGGCCAGATGCACCAAGGGCACATGCCTCCCCTG ACTTCAGCCCAGCAAGCCCTGACTGGCACCATCAACTCCAGCATGCAAGCTGTGCACGCAGCCCAGGCCACGCTGGATGACTTCGAAACCTTGCCACCCCTTGGGCAGGATGCT GCATCCAAAGTTTGGCGCAAAAACAAGATGGATGAGTCAAAGCATGAGATCCACTCCCAAGTGGATGCTATCACTGCTGGCACAGCCTTGGTGGTCAACCTTGCTGCAG GGGATCCAGCAGACACAGACTACACCGTCATGGGCTGTGCCATTGCCACCGTTTCTTCCAACCTGATGGAGATGTCCAGGGGCGTGAAGATGCTGGCCGCGCTGATGGAGGATGAGGGAGGGAATGGGCAGCAGCTTCTGCAGGCAGCCAAGAACCTG CCTCGCCAGAATCTCCTGCAGGCTGCCGGCCTTGTGGGCCAGACCAGCGGGGAGCTGCTACAGCAGACTGGGGAGAGTGACACCAACCCTCAGTTCCAG GATGTGCTCATGCAGCTGGCAAAAGCAGTGGCCAGTGCTACCGCCACGCTGGTGCTCAAAGCCAAGAATGTGGCTCAGAAAATGGAGGACTCGGTGCTGCAGATGCAAGTGATCACTGCAGCCACCCAGTGTGCCCTCTCTACCTCCCAGCTGGTGGCCTGCACCAAG gTAGTGGCTCCCACAATCAGCTCCCTAGTCTGCCAGGAGCAGCTGATCGAGGCTGGCAAGTTGGTGGCCAAGTCGGCAGAAGGCTGTGTAGAGGCCTCTAAGGTGGCCACCAGCAATGACCAGCTCCTGAAGCAGGTGGGGGTGGCAGCCACAACCGTCACCCAGGCCCTGAACAACCTGCTGCAGCATATCAAGCAGTACGCCATGGGCGGGCAGCCCATTGGGTGCTATGACCAGGCCACCAACACCATCCTCAACATCACCGAGAACATATTCAGCTCCATGGGTGACACGG gGGAAATGGTGCGTCAGGCTCGTATTCTGGCCCAGGCCACCTCTGACCTTGTCAACGCCATCAAAGCCGACACAGAGGGAGAGACTGACCTGGAGAACTCGCGCAAGTTGCTGAGTGCAGCCAAGATCCTGGCTGATGCCACCACCAAGATGGTGGAAGCTGCGAAG GGAGCCACAGCCCACCCAGAcagcgaggagcagcagcagtggctgcgCAAGGCGGCAGAGAGGCTCCGCACGGCAACCAATGCCGCAGCCCAGAATGCCATCAAGAAGAAGCTTGTGCACAAGCTGGAG CACGCAACCAAGCAAGCTGCTGCCTCTGCAACCTAGACCATTGCTGCCGCGCAGCACGCTGCCTCCTCCAACAAGAACCCTGCTGTGCAGCATCAGCTAGTACAGAGCTGCAAG GCGGTGGCAGAGCAGATCCTAATGCTGGTACAGGGCATATGAGGAAGCCAGTCCCAGATggacagccccagcacccagctggcTCTCATTGTTGCCAGCCAGAACTTCCTGCAG CCTGGTGGGAAGATGGTAGCTGCAGCCAAGGCCACAGTCCCCACCATCACGGACCAAGCCTCCGCGATGCAGCTCAGCCAGTGCGCCAAGAACTTGGCCACGGCTCTGGCTGAGCTCCGCACGGCCACCCAGAAG GAGGCGTGTGGACCCCTGGAGATAGACTCCGCGCTGGGTCTCgtgcagagcctggagagggactTGAAGGAAGCTAAGGCAGCTGCCTGTGACAGCAAGCTCAAGCCTCTGCCGGGAGAGACG ATGGAGAAGTGTACCCAGGACCTGGGGAACAGCACAAAAGCTGTCAGCTCTGCCATCGCTCACCTCCTGGGAGAGGTGGCTCAGGGCAACGAGAACTACACAG GGATTGCTGCCCGAGAGGTGGCCCAGGCCCTGTGCTCTCTTGGCCAGGCTGCCTGCAGTGTGGTGGCCAGCACCCCCGACCTGCAGGTGCGGAATGCCATGCTGGAGTGCACTGGCTGCATCATGGATAAAGCCAACAACCTCCTCGAGGAGGCGTGGAAAGCGGTGGCCAAGCCTGGTGACCCAGAGAGCCAGCAGCACCTGGCCCAG GTGGCCAAGGCGGTGTCACAGGCCCTGAGCCGCTGCGTCAACTGTCTGCCAGGACAGCGGGACATGGATGCTGCCATCTGCATGGTGGGAGAGGCCAGCAAGAGGCTGCTTGTGGATTCG TTCCTTCCCAGCACCAAGAGCTTCCAGGAGGTGCAGAGCCAGCTGAACAGGGCGGCTGTGGGGCTCAACCAGTCTGCCAATGAGCTGGTGCAGGTGTCACGTGGCACCCCTCAAGACCTGGCCATGTCTTCCAGCAAATTTGGGCAGGACTTCAATGAGTTCCTGCAGGCGGGAGTGGAGATGGCCAGCCAGTCCCTG AATAAGGAAGACCAGGCACAGGTAGTGTTGAACCTAAAGAGCATCTCTATGTCCTCCAGtaagctgctgctggctgcaaagGCGCTCTCTGCTGACCCCACAGCCCCCAACCTCAAGAATCAGCTGGCAGCAGCGGCATG GGATATGACCAACAGTATTAACCAGCTGATCACCATGTGCACCCAGCAGGCACCGGGCCAGAAGGAGTGTGACAATGCCCTGCGGGAGCTGGAG ACAGTGAAGGAGCTGTTGGAGACCCCCACCCAGATCGTCAATGACATGTCCTACTTCAACTGCCTCGACAGTGTCATGGAGAACTCCAAG GTGCTGTGCGAGTCCATGGCTGACATCTCCCAGAACACCAAGAACAGCAAACTGCCCAAGTTCGGCGAGTCTATCAGTGCCACCTCCAAAGCTCTCTGTGGGCTGACGGAGGCAGCTGCCCAG TTCTCACTGCCTCTCTCGTGCTCCCAAGCTGCCTACCTTGTGGGGGTCTCAGACCCCAACAGCCAGGCTGGACAGCAGGGCTTGGTAGACCCCACTCAGTTTGCTAGAGCTAACCAAGCCATCCAGATGGCCTGCCAGAACTTGGTggaccctgcctgcacccagtcCCAG GTGCTGTCAGCAGCCACCGTTGTAGCAAAGCACACCTCAGCCCTGTGCAACACGTGCCGCCTGGCCTCCTCCCGCACCACCAACCCTGTGGCCAAGCGCCAGTTCGTCCAGTCAGCCAAGGAGGTGGCCAACAGCACAGCCAACCTAGTGAAGACCATCAAG GCCCTGGACGTTGCGTTCAACAAGGAGAACTGGGAGCAGTGCTGTGTTGCCACCGCCCCTCTCATAGAGGCCGTGGATAACCTGACAGCCTTTGCCTCCAACCCAGAGTTTGCCACTGTTCCTGCCCAGATTAGCCCAGAG GGGCACAGAGCCATGGAGCCCATCATCTCTTCAGTCAAGACCATGCTGGAGAGCTCTGCTGGCCTCATCCAGACTGCCCGCTCTCTGGCTGTCAACCCCAAGGACCCACCGCAGTGGTCAGTGCTGGCCAGCCACTCTCGCACCATCTCAGACTCCATCAAGAACCTGATCACCAGCATGAG GGACAAAGCTCCGGGACAGTGGGAGAGTGATGAAGACATCGAGGTGCTGAACAGATGCATGCGGGAAGTGGACCAGGCCTCCCTTGCTGCCATCAGTcagcagctg ccccccccccccccccccccccgagaagaTGTCTCCCAGGAG GCTTTGCACAACCAGATGATCGTGGCTGTTCAGGAGATCAGCAACCTGATCGAACCTGTGGCCAGCACGGTACGAGCTAAGGCCTCGCAGCTGGGGCACAAG GTGTCCCAGATGGCTCAGTACTTTGAGCCGCTCATTATAGCAGCTATTGGCACTGCCTCCAAAACACCCAACCACCAGCAGCAGATGAACCTCCTGGACCAGACCAAAATGCTGGCTGAGTCTGCCCTGCAGATGCTATATACAGCCAAGGAGGCCGATGGGAACCTGAAG CAAGCTGCCCACACCCAGGAGGCTCTGGAGGAGGCCATGCAGATCATGAAGGAAGCGGTGGAGGACCTAACCACCACCCTGAACGAGGCAGCCAGCGCTGCGGGTGTCATAGGGggtgtaatcgacagggaaccaaattgttccctgacattgtgtaat ACGCtcatgacaaattggaggagccaatttgtagtgaataaaaaaaggtcgaatttattagcaagcgataagagagcaaaacagcgctgggtggccggggaggcagtgctccgccacaagctcgcaactttatgttatagttacattccttatatacagttcatgcacccctttcttgcaagtctccgccttgtcctgcttctttcttcactcatgcag ATCCTGCAGAAGCCAACTCataaactgaagcagcagctggcaggctaCTCCAAGCATGTGGCCAGCTCTGTCACTGAGCTCATTCAGGCAGCCGAGGCCATGAAAG GGACAGAGTGGGTTGACCCAGAAGACCCCACTGTCATCGCTGAGAACGAGCTGCTGGGGGCAGCAGCTGCCATTGAGGCTGCAGCCAAGAAGCTGGAGCAGCTGAAACCAAGGGCCAAGCCCTAG CAAGCAGATGAGAGTCTGAACTTTGAGGAGCAGATCCTGGAAGCTGCCAAATCCATTGCTGCAGCCACGAGTGCCCTGGTGAAGGCAGCCTCAGCGGCCCAGAGAGAATTAGTGGCCCAAGGAAAG GTGGGCGCCATCCCTGCCAATGCAGTGGACAATGGACAGTGGTCCCAGGGACTCATTTCAGCT CTGAGACATGGCATGGAAGCTGGTCATCCCCATCCCATGTCCCACGACCTCCTTGGGGCCGGTCTGGGCATATCCTCTCTGGGGGAGGCTCCTGCACCCCCCCCCTCCGACAGCCTCTCTTGCCACAGGCACGCATGGTGGCTGCTGCCACCAACAATCTCTGTGAAGCTGCCAATTCAGCAGTGTAGGGCACGCCAGCAAGGAGAAGCTCATCTCATCAGCCAAACAGGTGGCTGCCCCCGCAGCACAGCTCCTGGTGGCCTGCAAGGTGAAGGCTGA